Below is a genomic region from Henckelia pumila isolate YLH828 chromosome 3, ASM3356847v2, whole genome shotgun sequence.
CGGCATAGATCATCACCGTCACTATAAGCCCGCCTGTTACAATTAAATGCAGTAAATTAATTATAAGttcaaattttagatttaaatctacaTACATATTAAAGAAAGGGAAAgggaaaattaaagaaaaattagTCGAGTACGTACGTACCGGCCACAGATGCTCCAAGCTTTGAAACCTTGTGTTCATCGGTAACACTAAGCGCGGCGGAACCACATGTCACGAACACCAATAGATATGTCGCGATTATTTCTGCGATCACCTGTAACAAATACATCGACTATTTTTCGTCATAAAAACGAAGCTTTCaacaagaagaagatgaagaaaaaaGGGTGATATATGTGTACGTACCTTTCTGGGAAATTCGGAGGAGGCCGGGTGATTCTCTTGGAAGTTGGTGGAAATGCGAGTTACATGCCTATTGGATTCGGATGGATCAACAGTGGGTGTTGATGTTGCATTCTCCATTTGAAAGCTAATTAGAATTTAGAGGGGAGCACTGAATAGTGGTGGGTGGCCAATTGTTCTTGTGTTCTACAAATTAATTACATATGCATGTGTGTGCTTTTTATAGGGGATATCATATATAGAATCAAAGGGTTTAACTTAAGGCATTGATTAATGGATCAAACAAGTGGAATGCATGGCCCATAACCATCTTTTGTTTGATATGCAGATGTTGGATTTGCATTGGAGCTTACTTTTATGTATCAATTGTAATATAGAATCATTGACTAATTTCTAATATATATTATGACTGAATTATGGCtgtcttattccttgatttatttattattaacagCTAGCTCTATTCTAGAGAGTAGAGACCATGATGCCTCGTGCAAGTGGTGGGAGATCATCACATcgtgtgattttattttttttgaataaaagcTTCTAAGTCGTAACACTCAAAAGTTGTTTAGTACGTACAACATCTTGAAGCCAAGGTAAAACATATCAATCAACGAACAACCAAGTACAAAAACGTTTAGAAAATCATGCAAATTTAGCTAGCTTATGCGCAACTTTATTGCCTTAACGACGCATATATATGATTGAGTGAATCCAATTGGAATCTTCTTACAAAAGCATCTCTTTGATATATTTAGTAGCGACAAACCTCTCATCCGATCCCAAACCCTCATACGAATCGTGTAGAGCTCAGCTCGAGTCGCTCACCTCCAACGCGGATAGTATTAGAGGTTATATATCTATCTCTAAGATCTAGCTAACAAGATAGGAGTAACCATGATGGTGAAAAAGTTTATGTACGTGATGTATAATAATGTGGGTTATGAATTTAGGAAATAAAAGCCACAAAGTTTTCTCCAAATTGTACTGATTTGTGTACGTGTAAAACGTAGCACTCTCCAACCATGAGTTTCCATTAATCTTGACAAGACCATGTCCTAAcaaatcaaatatggtggataTATACTTGGTGAGTTTTGGGATCTTAATTGGTGACCCTATGTATTCACAAATGGATAACACTAACGTAGATCCAACGTGTGGCGAGGGCTGGAATcaaaggaatttgagaattatgaTCTTTTTTCAGCTAGAGGGGAAAAGAAATGATGAGGTGTTGTTATCCAACACACACACAATCATGCACACCACTTCAATAAAATGGTAAAAATATAATACTTATCATCATATCATAATATATAGATGCATGTATCAATCATGTATATGTTACTATTCTTTTAAGTTTCAAATTTGATTCTGAAGTTAAATTATTAGAAGGAAAAGTTATAATTTTGTGTCTATATGTTTGTGTAGGACCGAGTGCTTGCTGTTTTATTAAAAGTTATAGATGATGATAATTattcaactcaaatcttttaaactgcaTAGCAGCCCAAGCGTCATGGTTAATTTGATCGTACATTCTACATAATAGACAATTATATTACTGCACCTCAACAATTTGCATCtttatgattttgatattttatttatcaaatttcagttttagtcatatatattttgttttttgataattttagtttttttttctattagGGGTGTTGCATTGATGACACATAAAAAAAAGGACTAAATTTACCTGAAAAGAGAAAATAACATACTAAAACTGATATTTAACAAtgtagaaaataaaaaatacaaagaaGCAACATACATATTACCAAAATGTAGTTCTCGTATCATAAATCACAGTGTAGATCtaaacatattaaaaatattggtCCATATAGTTGGACTACCGGAATATTCAATATTCTTCCATTTATCCACAAATGTTTGATGTTTTCCTATGGTAttcgattttgatatttttttaggCGTTAAATAGTAAAAAttctcaaagaaaaaaaattgtatacCTTCTCAGACGAGCTTAGTGTTAATATTCATCGATCAacctaattatttatttaaggaaATTTTAGACAATTTCACGTATGTTTTTTGTAGTCCTACGATGTTATATATGTGTACGTAGGTAACCGATATCAAGTTAAATATCACACACACTAATTAGATGAAGAGTGCAAGAAAATCGTTTGAGAGGGGAAGGAAGAGCTTTCTGTAAAATTCTCTTTATATTATTGGTTTCAATATAGTGGAATTTTTATCTCTTTCGGTGAtattaaattcatttaaaaacTTTGGAAATGGTACTAAttcatatttcgaaaatatgatgAAGGAATTATTCACCATATCTCTCTATATTCAAAAAGAGAACACACCAACTATATAATCACGGGCATAAATCCGAAATAAAtctctttttattgttttagagttcaaatttcacataaattaGGGTgtgaaaaaaattgtttttgctaAAGCACGCTCAAAACTTTGTGAAAAGTAGAACATAAATTATTTCTAAAATTACCCCCCTTGCCTCTttctatataattttattttgtgattacttttaaaattttaaggtgAATTCCGAAGTATGTGTTTATGAGATACAATTACCGACAAAATAACTACGCCACTCTTTGTAGTCCACTTAACTTTGTCAAAGCATGTGTCTTCTATCTCTTAAATCATAATTTAGTTAATGATTATTACCCCAAATCCAAATTACAATGATAAAATAATCCACGTCTAATAGTGTACGGATGTCATATGAAATAATCTTTTAAGGTCAATAATGCCCAATTTTCAAATCCTTTATTAATTACATAAAAGAGACAGCGTAATTATTTCTTCAAGTGTAAGAGTGACTCATTTAGACTTTTAATTTATAGTCTACCGAAGACCTAATCTTTCCAGCTTCTTGGCCAATATATGATTAGGTTCATtggcttttctttttttttttttttttactttattaaATTAGAATAAGTCTCCCAAGACGGAGCAACACTAGttttatttgtaataaaaaaatattttatcataaaaaataatgtttttttatgGATGATCTAAATAGGAGATTCATACTCATAAGACCGTTTCATAAGAGTTTTTGTGATTAAGTTATCTATTCACTTGCTAATCACGTGGCTCATTTAAATCAATCCCCAAGTTTATAGGTTTGTTTAAAgcgtgattatttaatttaaagagaTCAAAGAACATGACCTATAACAAAACAACCCACTTAATTAACTATTAATTACACCATTCAAATCAACGATTTCATCCACTGATATCTCTTTGTCGGTATTATTTAATTGCTAATTATTCGCCTTATCATGTCattaaaaaataacatatatatataattagagAAATATAGCATTGATAAAGTATCAATTTAAAACTACAAGGCAAGAAACACAAGCTTATAGTTCATTCAACACACTGAATCCTCAAACAAATACATTCCCAGAGACAATCTGTTGAAATTTACACCCACCAATCGCAATCTGAAGAATTCTATCCTAATCAAGACTCATGCAATGTCACAGATCTAATTAAATTGCCAGAATAAATGAATCCAAATAGCAGCAGCCGCGCAAACGAGTACGATAAAATGTCATGCGATGGAACGCATCTAACATGCCAAAAGAAACGAGTCCCAGACAGCAGCAGCCGCGAAAAGGACAGGAAGGAAAATCTGACCTTGAAAACTGGAGAGCAAACTCTGAGAATAGCTCTTTACAGGCAAAGATGAAGGTGGTGGAGGTGGATTTTCTACATTAATGGCCACTTTCATGCCTCCGAAACAGAACCCTTTGCCGCTGATGAAATAGTAAGTCTTGGTCACATTGAGAGGAACGACGTCCCTTCCTGCACCGGTGGTCCAattgtgaaggaaatgatcggATATGCAATTCTCATAATCAGTCTGGTTCACCTCTAGCACATTCATTTGGGTCCTATCGTACACGAAAACTTTGGAAAAAGAACATGAAGAGTTATTTAAGGCTGCCATTTGATATAAAAAagtaaattaacttaaatatcaaagattttaaaaaattataaataacagACACGGTTACATGAATGGCATGAGTTTAAgtttattaaataaatgtcgACTATATAAAAAACTGCATTCAAGAAAACGTAATATCCAATCTAATGTCAACGAGATAACTTGATTTTTGATAAGGCGAGGCGGTGCCAGAAGTAATTTTTTCTCGTACTGAAGATGCAATAAATTGTATTATTTGGTGGTTGTAAACTCCACAATATCAAAAGTTCAAAACACTACAAAATTGTAATACATGCACTCGTCCAAAAGCTATAGTTGATGGCTGTGAAGGTATGATCAGGCCTAGTAAGAATGCAAGCATAAATGTTCGCATCTTGTGGTACTCGACAATCTGACTTTTTCGGGTCAAAACTGAAATCCCATAACTGTTTTTGTAATTGATACTTTACTCATTTGATAACAAAATACACATCTGATCAAGGCGAGGATTCATCTAAGAATGTATAAACATCATTCTTAGCAGGCAGCGAGAGAATCAATCCTTGTACTCCAATATGAAGGAAAATAAGAGAAGCAAAGGGCTGAAAAGGCTTCGTTAACAAGGTAGGGTGCAGGAGCTAAGAGCTTGTGGGAGCTATAATATAGTGCAGTTCATATAATGATATAATCTGTGACAACTTAACAATCGCTCCCACAgtctaataaaatatatttgctTCCATTACAAGAACAAAATAAACCTACGTGATATTCAAAGCTTTTACCCTTGATGTTTATGCATACATCGTAGTTAACAAAGTTGCGTGTTAAATGAATTTGATGGCTtcaaattgcaattttcttgGGCAGCGTGCGATTTATGGACAAGGACATCAACCAGGAAAAGAAGAACAATTCAACGGTGTAAGAAACAATGCAGAACACCAAAAAAATTGTTAGAAAAGGTAAGGTAAAATAAACTATTAATCTTAAAATGAATGTAAATAAAACAATTAACCAAGATTCGTCGCAATAGAAGACCAGTGGTCAAAGACAGATTTCCTAGTTCTCGGGAAGGACCTTGGTCaaccaaattttttgaaaattaagaatgTGATAATTAAGATCATTGTCAATATCCCTTTTCGGAATCTTGGAACTTCATGTGCCCCAAGCAGAGCTCTAAGTTAGTGATCCTAAACAATTAGAAATGAAATGTgaaaaattttgtttctttgcaGCTTTTCAAGTGTGAATTTGAGGAAACAAACCAAATGTGCTGCCAGAAACATAATGTTAACATATAAAATTGAGCTGAAAAAGCAGATCTAGTAGTTAGTAAGCAAGAGATTAAAAACACTCGTGACAAGAATCAACCTTCAAATTCAAGATACTATTTCGGCTTTTAAGCTACATTTTTCGAAgcttaaaaccaacaaaataaCAGATCTGAAAAGTGGGAGAAAAGAAAGCATACACAGCCAATCCCCATTGTAGAATTGCTTTCCTTGAGCCCAGACGGTGTAGTTCACATTTGGGGACCAACCCACGTTCCCGCCCACAATGTAACGCACCGCCGTAACCTCCGGCAGCGCCACCATGCCCAACGCCAGAACCACCGCCAACGCTATGCTCCGCCGCAGCCCATCCATTGTCCCCTTGTGCTTACTAGGCGTAATTTGGTGTTAATGTGTGAGAGTGCGGCGATGGAGCTCGTTATCGTTATTAATAGGTAGGGAAAAAATTCGAAATCCCGATCCTTGTCCAatctcattttattttatttttgtcgcCAAAAAATCTCAAACCTATATTTTTCGGATCCGAATTTTGAATATTACTTCGGAccgaaataatattataatatattttattgattCATTGCGCAAAATATTATTGGATTTCAActcatataataattaattgttgacttaaatcacataattgttTATTATTAAAACGATCTAATAATAGAatcaaataattattaataaaagaGAAATTAGTTGTAATGACTAATGACCCTTTTACAActtctattttttaaaatattcttttttactaaaaaaattataatatagccTCAATTTATTTAAAAGTCCTAAAATAGCCGTATTCTAGATTTTTCTCTCTTAATTTTTGTGTTTGATgtgtaaatttatttatcaatcaTAAAAAtggtaatttttttataattacaaTTCGTTTGATTTTGATAAATATCTTTATGTTAGTAATATTACATTTATAAATTACGAATACTTAGTATTTACTATTTAGTGTAATATTTggttaatttaatataaaaataataaattaatttataccaccaaaacaacaatagctATCGTTACAGTTcatcattatttttattttgcctTCAAAtaagttaatttttaaaaataacccCAAGTTCCAAAAATgactttcaaaatatattttgtatttagcCTTCTTTTAAACCTTTTctatataaacaaaaaatcatattaaatttcaaatgaatagttcataataaaaatatgaaagttatgcaaataaaaatctaaaatacaAAAAGAAATTTTCTACCAAAATTAATAGTTAAATGAAAGATAAGTTAGCATTTTTACAAAAGAAATAGTAAATTACAAACAAATCTTATTTTGGATGAGATAGTTAACGGTGATTTAAAACTTTcgttttttccttttcttcatttcaaatataaaataaataacttgtccaaaaaaaatataaaataaataatcataatatttagaaaaaataaataaaaataaagataatgaTGGACAGTAACGATAGTCAATGTTGTTTCGGTGGCAcaatgaatttattatttttatattaaattaatcaCATATTACACTAAATACTGAGTATTCGTAATTTTTAAATGTAGTATTAGTACTATTACTAACATAGATAGATatttatcaaaatcaaatcgaattaTAATTATAGAAAATTTACCATTTTTATTATTGGAAAAATACATTTACACATCaaagacaaaaataaattaagagaGAGAAAAATCTGGAATATGTATAATTTAGGATTTTTAAATAAGTTTAGGCTATATTCTAAGTACCGTTTGGTACAAGTATAATTAGTACTTGTACAACTTATCATATTCAATCTcgcgttcttctcatcatattatttatctatctattaattattaattttacatcaatcaaatcattaatcatttattttacatcaatcaaatcattgaatttaaattactatattacccttataaataatattattcatattttatttattctcaaaaatacaaaatgataatttatatttttaatataaaattcaatcaatcaaatccaataaactataatctatcaatcaaatcaaatactaaattaactatcattttctatttattttatattacattatattatttatcctattATTAGTAAAGAAgactattttaaaaattataagttgTAAAATGGTCATTACAACTAATTTCTcttaataaaatattcgaaTACTAATTATTAGATAACCTTTTTTTAATAGATGGTCAAATTGTATATTttgttctacatatttgttctaattagataattataaatatgaaataattaaattattaaattaatattttaaaaaatacacaaaaacaaAATGTTATTTCGTTATTCTATAATTTGATCATTACAAAATAAACAATTATATAAACTAAGTTcacaattaatttttatatgggttgaaatctaataatatttagctcaatctatttataatattaattatttcggGACGGATCGAGAATTTCGTCGAGATAAGGTTTTATTCTTGATCTCTCtcccgatattaatcgggatgGGAAAATTCCTAAAACTTGAGTCAAAAAAATGTCAAATCGAGATTTTTTCAGGATGAATTAGGATGTGAATCGGGAAGGGTCGGGATTTCGAGAATTTTTGCCACTTCTAGTTTGATGTTCTTCTCTTGATAAAATCTTGAAGTATTAtccgaaatattttatttttatatgctTGAGTTGAatatatctttttttctttAGAAATATGAGTttctaaatattattttttaaaataataataataatcatcatcatcatcatcatcatcatcatcgtgttctttattttttaaacgaAATCttgaatatgaaaaaaaatttgggatttTTTCTCTCTTTCCGATGTGATCTCGAATATGCGGGTCCCAAAATATATCGAGAAAGGGATagggagaaaaaaaaattctcgaTTCTTTTCGAGACAAAAATTAAGTAGATGGGTTACGGACGGATCCCGATTCTATCCTAACCCTAGTTATTAtgcttttaattaattaatcctaGGATGCCGCTAAGGACACTGCAAATATTCTTTTCATATAGAatgtttattttatatatacttTAAACTATccattaaattatataatacaTTTTTTTTACAAGAAAATTATATAATACATTGATCAACTTAATCTTTATATTTGAGTAACTTctatgatataatttttgggaCCGTATGATAAAATCAGTATTTAATATTCATGTAGATTGTAAATTGTGACTTGTATGTGTCTTCATTTTTTGGTCATGACGTAGTCTAATTTATTATTTCAATCTAct
It encodes:
- the LOC140892320 gene encoding early nodulin-like protein 17, with translation MDGLRRSIALAVVLALGMVALPEVTAVRYIVGGNVGWSPNVNYTVWAQGKQFYNGDWLFFVYDRTQMNVLEVNQTDYENCISDHFLHNWTTGAGRDVVPLNVTKTYYFISGKGFCFGGMKVAINVENPPPPPSSLPVKSYSQSLLSSFQGQIFLPVLFAAAAVWDSFLLAC